The genomic stretch TTGACCTCAGGATGCTGCGTAGGTGTAACAGGCAATGCCCAAAAGAGTTTTGAATGTGCATTTGTGAACACCAACTACAGTGTAGATGCGACAGAGATTTTAGCAAATATGCGCACCTTTAATACTCCCAGTGAATTGTTTGATAACACAGGATGCGTACATAAAGCAGAACTTGTACTAGAAGATGGTACAATATATACCACAGAAGATATTGGACGACATAACGCGATTGATAAAGTCGTAGGACAAGCGATTATGCAAAGAAAGAGTATCAAGAAATCGGTATTGTATGTGAGTGGTCGTCTCTCAATGGAGATGGTTGTAAAATGCGTGATGCATAAAATACCTGTGGTCGTATCAAAAGCGGCAGTGACCTTTCAAGGGATAAAAGCGGCGAACGAGCATGGAATCACACTTGTAGGATTTGCAAGAAACAAAAAAATGAATATCTATACACACTCAGGGAGAATTAATGTCTAAAACGTTTCAATTAGATGAAACACAAAAAGATTTAATATTGACAAATTTAGACAGTGATGGTGAATTATCGTGCTTAAAAGCATTTAAAGTCGCACGTTTAATAGGAGTAAAACCTATTGACATGGCAGACGTTTGTGAGAGCATCAATATCAAAATTACCAACTGTGAGTTGGGCGTATTTGGAAAACTTGATTTTCACGATGCCTCTTTACAAACCTATCAAAATTTAGCTCAAAACTATACACAAGATAAACGAATGGAGTGCCGAATCATTTGGGATGAAGCACAAAAATCGACACTTAAAAACGTGGGTTCTACCGTAAAACACTCTGATATTGAAGTGACCAATTGTCAGTTGGGATGCTTTCGTGAACGAAAAGGTAAAAAAGAACTCAATGATTAAACTTAATCATTTACAATACTCTCGATCAGCGCATTTAAAGATTGACAATACTTACAGTATGAGTGCATTAGTTGAAAACACCACTTTTGAAGAGCTTTGCATAAAATATAAAGAACATTTTGGATACTTAAAACTCAAAACTTTTGCCTTTAGCAAAGAAGGATTTTTAGGTTTATTATTGGAACTTAAAGGAACCGTTGCAATTGGTATGGGTGAAACACTGCATTTAATTCAAGCAGGAAAACTTTATGAATCTTTAGGCTTTGAGGTTATTTGGTTGCCTTTACAAAAAGATGGCAAAGTAAATTTATCACTTTTAGATAAAGAGTCGATAGATTTTCTTTTCTTATCTTCTTATGTGGCTGACACTTTTATGCAAACAAGTATTAAAGAAGTCAAAGAGAAGACATCTGCTATGGTGATTTCAAATGGTACAGCACATATAGACCAAGCAAGTGATGCTTTGTATTTAGACCCTTATAAACTCTTTGGTTTTAATACTTCAGGGGTACTTCTTTTTAACAATGAGAGTTTTGAACTGCTTTCAGTGGGTGCCATTGATACTCTCAGTGCCAAACTTTTGTTTGATACAAAAACAACACAAGTATTGAATAGCACACTTAAACCGCAATTCATAGAAGCACTACAAATATTTTTTAAAGAGGATATCTACTTTTTTGTGGACTCTAAAGAGACACTGCCATACACTTTGCACTTTGGACTTAAAGGGATAAAAGCACGAGAGTTTATTCGCACCTTAGCACTCAATGAAATCTATATTTCAAATGGGGAAGGGTGCTCTTTGGGCTTATCAAAACCTTCTCGTATCATACAAGCGATGGGGTATGATGAAACCAGCAGTCGCAATGCGATTGTATTGTCGTTTAGGGATGAAATGAGTGATGAGGAAGTGCAGAAATTAACTAAGCTTATGTATCTTAAATATAAACAAATCAAATCATTTTCATAGCTACATTTTAATTCATCTTTTGCCCAATTTCTTCGTTAAATAAAAGTTTTATCTACTCATTGGCTTTAAGCCAAATCCTACGATAGAACTTCTCTTTGCCTCAAACTAAAACAAAATATAAATTAAACTGTAGCTATGCTTTAGATAATAATACTTATTGTAATTTTAAGCATTATTCATTTGTTGTTTTTCGTAGTTATTTAATACTTCAAGGTTCTGTAGTTTAACAATTTTGTGTAAATTAAAACCATCAATAATCCACCAAATAAAAAGACCTACAAAAATAAAATAACCTATAATTGCAAATAATGTAATTGCTGCAACAATAAATAATACAATATATAGCCACCCTTTACTTTGTCCAGTATAAAATCTGTGTGCTCCAAATATTCCTAAAAACCACCAAAGCACATATGCTAAAATTACATTTTGCTGTTGAACTTTCACTTTTTCTAATTCAATATCCATTGAATCTCCTTTAAATAAAATACAATATTATAGTGACTTTTAAATAAAGTAATAATAGTTTTAAAATAATTACATAAAAGTTACAACTAAAAATATTTTTTTTAGTTTATACACGTGGTATATTTTTCATAAGAGTTTTATATAATAATGATAATGAATATTAATTATATATAAAGGAAACGAGGCGTATAATTCCTGCAAAAAAAAGGAAGAGGTATGCACAAAACCATCAAACTCATTCGACTCTCACTGGGAGTCATATTTTTGTGGTATGGATTTTTAAAATTCTTTCCACACTTAAGTCCTGCGGAGGTTTTAGCTACTAAAACGATTGATATTTTATTTTTTGGTTTCTTTTCACCTGAAGTCTCTATTAAACTTCTGGCCCTTTGGGAAGTTGTTGTTGGAGTAGGGTTTTTACTTTGAGTCTACACTCGTTATGTCGTTATTCTGTTTTTAACACACATGGTGTGCACATTTACACCCTTGGTGATTCTGCCTGAGCTTTCATTTACTCAAGCTCCGTATGCATTTACACTGGTGGGGCAATATATTGTCAAAAATGTGGTCTTTATTTTAGCAGGTATTTTAATCTATCAAGAGAGTAAAAAAGAGCGACAACAAGCTCTGATTTAAACAATTTTTTCTTATATTTCAAGGGTGCTTTAACAAAAAAGAATTATAATAAAATCACAAAAAGGAGATTTTATGAATAAAAAAACGTTATTGCACCTATTTGGTACACTTTTGATTGGTTTTTGGATCGTAGGATGTGCGAACTTAGAACCACGTATTATCAGCTCTAAAGATTATGATGTGAAAAACAAGTTGGTTTTTAATGCTTCACAAGAGAAAATGGTTAAAGCTTCAAAAGAGGTTTTCCAACTCAAAGAGTGGGATCTCTTTTATGAAGGCGAAGAAAAACCGAGTAAAACATACAGCTATTTTAGCAGTCATGGTGGACCATTTAATTATAAAAACTATGACAATGTGGCTTGGAACCAAAGCTTGATGTCTAAACTGCAACCCACTTATTATATCACGGGTAAAACACCTACATCGGCGTTCAGTTTTGGTGCAGAGTTTTTTATTGTGCTGTACAGTTCAGATGACCACATCACGGTTGCACAAGTGACCATGGCAAGTAATCAAATCGCAGAGAAAGATAAGTTAGAAGGGTATATTCAAGAGTATGCTGCCCTATTGAATGAGCAGCTTAATAAAAACCAGTAAGAGCTGGTTTTTAACTGTACTCTTCTGTGAGTTTATTGTAAAACTTCACATATTCAGTGTCACCTGTGTCTCGTGCTTTCATTGCAGGACGTGGGTGTTCATTAAGTTTACCTGTAATCATGTATGGCACAGAGTAACCCCAGTCAAGCTCTTTTTCAAGATCAACAATATAATCTTCAATGAATTTAAGCACAGGAAGCAGTTTGTATTTTGGGTTCTTTAAAAATCCAACTAAAAGCTCCATTGGACAGTTTCCTGCTCCTCGTCCAAGTCCTGAAACTGTTACGTCTAAATAACTTGCACCATACATCATTGCTTCAAGTGTATTGGCGTATGCCAGTTGTAGGTTGTTGTGTGCATGAATACCGATTTGTTTCCCGTTATTTTGAGCTACATTAAGGTACTTCTCCGTTAGGGCATTGATTTGTTCAGGGTAGAATGAACCAAAGCTGTCTGCAATATAGATGATATCTACATTCGTTTTGCTCAATTCATTTAACACATCATCCAATTCATGGTCAAATGATTTTGAAATCGCCATGATATTACAGGTTGTTTCATACCCTTTTGCATGAAAGTCTTCAATGAGTTCAATCGCTTCAGGCAGTTGGTGAATGTAGGTTGCAACACGAATCATGTCAATCACACTTTCAGATTTTGGTGGAATCTCTTCTTTAATCGTTCTTCCAACATCGGCCATGGTTGCGAGTTTTAAACTCGTATTGTTTTCACCTACAATTCTTCGAATGTCCTCTTCTTTACAGAAGTTCCAACACCCATACTCTTCCGTACTCATAACCGTTGGAGAAA from Candidatus Marinarcus aquaticus encodes the following:
- a CDS encoding aldolase catalytic domain-containing protein, which codes for MIEKKGSMLLAREDIKVFDCTIRDGGLVNNYHFTDEFVKAQYEMCVAAGIDYMEIGKNVSPTVMSTEEYGCWNFCKEEDIRRIVGENNTSLKLATMADVGRTIKEEIPPKSESVIDMIRVATYIHQLPEAIELIEDFHAKGYETTCNIMAISKSFDHELDDVLNELSKTNVDIIYIADSFGSFYPEQINALTEKYLNVAQNNGKQIGIHAHNNLQLAYANTLEAMMYGASYLDVTVSGLGRGAGNCPMELLVGFLKNPKYKLLPVLKFIEDYIVDLEKELDWGYSVPYMITGKLNEHPRPAMKARDTGDTEYVKFYNKLTEEYS
- a CDS encoding ModE family transcriptional regulator, whose product is MSKTFQLDETQKDLILTNLDSDGELSCLKAFKVARLIGVKPIDMADVCESINIKITNCELGVFGKLDFHDASLQTYQNLAQNYTQDKRMECRIIWDEAQKSTLKNVGSTVKHSDIEVTNCQLGCFRERKGKKELND
- a CDS encoding NINE protein, which produces MDIELEKVKVQQQNVILAYVLWWFLGIFGAHRFYTGQSKGWLYIVLFIVAAITLFAIIGYFIFVGLFIWWIIDGFNLHKIVKLQNLEVLNNYEKQQMNNA
- the fdhD gene encoding formate dehydrogenase accessory sulfurtransferase FdhD, with the protein product MTQPIRSENFSLVHDKNFSEYCKEVMIEKYDQASLELCEDFVIKEERIEFSLNSDKFLSVMSMAQHQDAHIIGFLLSEAVITALDDVQDIQISPDGLKVNVIAKISQEGYANLFKEKTLTSGCCVGVTGNAQKSFECAFVNTNYSVDATEILANMRTFNTPSELFDNTGCVHKAELVLEDGTIYTTEDIGRHNAIDKVVGQAIMQRKSIKKSVLYVSGRLSMEMVVKCVMHKIPVVVSKAAVTFQGIKAANEHGITLVGFARNKKMNIYTHSGRINV
- a CDS encoding cysteine desulfurase, which translates into the protein MIKLNHLQYSRSAHLKIDNTYSMSALVENTTFEELCIKYKEHFGYLKLKTFAFSKEGFLGLLLELKGTVAIGMGETLHLIQAGKLYESLGFEVIWLPLQKDGKVNLSLLDKESIDFLFLSSYVADTFMQTSIKEVKEKTSAMVISNGTAHIDQASDALYLDPYKLFGFNTSGVLLFNNESFELLSVGAIDTLSAKLLFDTKTTQVLNSTLKPQFIEALQIFFKEDIYFFVDSKETLPYTLHFGLKGIKAREFIRTLALNEIYISNGEGCSLGLSKPSRIIQAMGYDETSSRNAIVLSFRDEMSDEEVQKLTKLMYLKYKQIKSFS